A genome region from Triticum aestivum cultivar Chinese Spring chromosome 2B, IWGSC CS RefSeq v2.1, whole genome shotgun sequence includes the following:
- the LOC123043374 gene encoding protein FEZ, whose protein sequence is MEGRDDVKSDEILLPGFRFHPTDEELVSFYLKKKIQQKPISIELIKQQDIYKFDPWDLPKLASTSSETEWYFYCPRDRKYHNSARPNRVTAAGFWKATGTDRPIYSSEGTRCVGLKKSLVFYKGRAARGIKTDWMMHEFRLPSLADPSLPKRPIDKNIPLNDSWTICRIFKKPGSMAAQRALSHAWGAPLPGATEQPMQASHFASESSTRSLQVAAVAPSSQFISFNCGPSPQVLKGPTILPFQTQAPSHKPVLHTAPPPLFFDAHFGQPEQSAGFVTGSSADVNASMSCRDQESSTTKHGGKFRSMNNEWEAPGRLDFPFGLVADSSDDWECNIPWESFLSPTVPAEISQH, encoded by the exons ATGGAGGGCAGAGATGATGTCAAATCAGATGAGATCCTCCTGCCTGGGTTCCGGTTCCATCCTACCGACGAAGAGCTGGTTAGTTTCTACCTCAAGAAGAAGATCCAGCAGAAGCCCATCTCCATCGAGCTCATCAAGCAGCAGGACATCTACAAGTTCGATCCATGGGACCTCCCAA AGCTTGCGAGCACCAGCAGTGAGACAGAGTGGTACTTCTACTGCCCAAGGGACCGCAAATATCACAACAGCGCGAGGCCAAACCGGGTCACAGCAGCTGGGTTCTGGAAAGCCACAGGAACAGATAGGCCAATTTACTCCTCCGAGGGCACCAGGTGCGTAGGCCTGAAGAAGTCCCTTGTCTTCTACAAAGGCAGAGCGGCAAGAGGGATCAAAACCGACTGGATGATGCATGAGTTCAGGCTTCCTTCGCTCGCCGATCCATCACTTCCCAAGAGACCGATCGACAAGAACATCCCGCTTAAT GACTCTTGGACCATATGCAGAATTTTCAAGAAGCCAGGTTCGATGGCGGCGCAACGGGCGCTGTCTCATGCTTGGGGGGCTCCATTGCCTGGGGCAACTGAGCAACCGATGCAAGCTTCACATTTTGCTTCGGAGAGCTCCACCCGCTCATTGCAAgttgcagcagtggcaccatcaAGTCAGTTCATAAGTTTCAACTGTGGTCCATCTCCGCAAGTCCTCAAAGGTCCCACCATCTTGCCATTCCAAACACAGGCGCCATCACACAAGCCCGTGCTGCACACTGCGCCACCACCGCTCTTCTTCGATGCGCACTTTGGGCAGCCTGAGCAGAGCGCTGGATTTGTGACTGGTTCTTCTGCAGATGTAAATGCCAGCATGAGCTGCAGGGACCAAGAGTCATCCACAACGAAGCATGGCGGTAAATTCAGGAGCATGAACAATGAGTGGGAAGCTCCGGGGAGACTCGACTTCCCATTCGGTTTAGTAGCAGACTCTTCGGATGACTGGGAGTGCAACATACCTTGGGAATCCTTTCTTAGCCCAACAGTCCCTGCTGAGATCTCACAGCACTAG